One segment of Monomorium pharaonis isolate MP-MQ-018 chromosome 6, ASM1337386v2, whole genome shotgun sequence DNA contains the following:
- the LOC105838223 gene encoding serine protease inhibitor 3/4 isoform X17 produces the protein MFARQIVLRSKRSVFVRETCSLDKMRTLQRGLLAFCLFASVMSQPTGNDLAVQAVSQGAHLFSTNFVKTVAKEQEQNLICSPLSAHIALSMAADGAAGTTEAQFKDVLKLPATKAQTLEGYQNLIDKLNNVENVTLKLANKLFLNQGFPVKPEYKQDLQTYYRSDIESVNFSEQQKAVDTINTWCKDNTNNRIDNIISADEVSGDTALVLANAVYFKGKWAHEFDPKATTDRPFHIDANTVKNVPTMFRKGNYKYVELPEYDAKCIELPYANKEISMVIILPNKIDGLSALTDKLEEVSTECSTRLTQIYEREVRVYLPRFRIENKLDLGNTLSQKMGLSEPFSNGANFNGISDAPLKIDKVVQKAFIEVNEEGSEAAAVTVLIFEAVCLIDREFVIDRPFYYYIRHKKGTSFVSLFEGFVKVPEI, from the exons ATGTTCGCTCGCCAGATCGTCCTCCGCAGTAAGCGTTCGGTATTCGTACGAGAGACGTGTTCATTGGACAAGATGCGTACAC TACAAAGAGGTCTTTTGGCATTTTGCCTGTTTGCATCCGTCATGTCTCAGCCAACTGGAAATGACTTGGCCGTTCAGGCTGTCTCTCAGGGCGCCCACTTATTCTCTACCAATTTTGTTAAg ACTGTTGCAAAAGAAcaagaacaaaatttaatatgctcTCCCCTGAGTGCCCACATCGCACTGAGCATGGCAGCTGACGGCGCTGCCGGAACTACCGAGGCACAGTTCAAAGATGTTCTCAAGCTTCCAGCCACGAAAGCTCAGACTCTGGAAGGTTATCAGAATCTCATCGATAAATTGAAT AACGTTGAAAACGTTACTTTGAAGCTTGCTAACAAGCTATTCCTCAACCAAGGCTTTCCAGTGAAACCTGAGTACAAGCAAGATCTTCAGACATACTATCGTTCCGACATTGAGTCGGTAAACTTTTCCGAACAGCAAAAAGCCGTGGATACCATCAATACCTGGTGCAAAGACAACACCAACAATCGCATCGATAACATCATTAGTGCCG ATGAGGTGAGTGGGGATACTGCACTGGTGCTCGCAAACGCAGTATACTTTAAGGGCAAATGGGCTCACGAGTTCGATCCTAAGGCTACTACAGACCGCCCGTTCCACATTGATGCCAATACCGTAAAGAATGTTCCAACTATGTTCAGGAAAGGCAACTACAAATACGTCGAACTGCCGGAATACGATGCTAAATGCATCGAGCTACCGTACGCG AACAAAGAGATCAGCATGGTGATCATCCTACCCAATAAAATTGATGGTCTGAGTGCGCTGACTGACAAACTCGAGGAAGTTAGCACGGAATGCAGCACCCGTCTCACTCAAATTTACGAGCGTGAGGTACGAGTATACCTGCCCAGATTCAGGATTGAGAACAAATTGGACCTTGGAAATACATTGTCGCAAAAG ATGGGTCTTTCTGAACCGTTCAGCAACGGAGCCAACTTTAATGGCATTTCCGACGCACCTTTGAAGATTGACAAAGTTGTGCAAAAAGCTTTCATCGAAGTTAACGAGGAGGGTAGCGAGGCAGCAGCCGTCACTG TTCTTATATTTGAGGCTGTCTGCTTAATAGATAGAGAATTCGTCATAGATCGgccgttttattattatattcgtcATAAGAAAGGGACATCCTTCGTATCATTGTTTGAGGGTTTTGTGAAAGTAccagaaatataa
- the LOC105838223 gene encoding serine protease inhibitor 3/4 isoform X18 codes for MFARQIVLRSKRSVFVRETCSLDKMRTLQRGLLAFCLFASVMSQPTGNDLAVQAVSQGAHLFSTNFVKTVAKEQEQNLICSPLSAHIALSMAADGAAGTTEAQFKDVLKLPATKAQTLEGYQNLIDKLNNVENVTLKLANKLFLNQGFPVKPEYKQDLQTYYRSDIESVNFSEQQKAVDTINTWCKDNTNNRIDNIISADEVSGDTALVLANAVYFKGKWAHEFDPKATTDRPFHIDANTVKNVPTMFRKGNYKYVELPEYDAKCIELPYANKEISMVIILPNKIDGLSALTDKLEEVSTECSTRLTQIYEREVRVYLPRFRIENKLDLGNTLSQKMGLSEPFSNGANFNGISDAPLKIDKVVQKAFIEVNEEGSEAAAVTVVMELDFLIATIEVEFDVNRPFYYYIHHNEGTSLFEGRVNIPEIL; via the exons ATGTTCGCTCGCCAGATCGTCCTCCGCAGTAAGCGTTCGGTATTCGTACGAGAGACGTGTTCATTGGACAAGATGCGTACAC TACAAAGAGGTCTTTTGGCATTTTGCCTGTTTGCATCCGTCATGTCTCAGCCAACTGGAAATGACTTGGCCGTTCAGGCTGTCTCTCAGGGCGCCCACTTATTCTCTACCAATTTTGTTAAg ACTGTTGCAAAAGAAcaagaacaaaatttaatatgctcTCCCCTGAGTGCCCACATCGCACTGAGCATGGCAGCTGACGGCGCTGCCGGAACTACCGAGGCACAGTTCAAAGATGTTCTCAAGCTTCCAGCCACGAAAGCTCAGACTCTGGAAGGTTATCAGAATCTCATCGATAAATTGAAT AACGTTGAAAACGTTACTTTGAAGCTTGCTAACAAGCTATTCCTCAACCAAGGCTTTCCAGTGAAACCTGAGTACAAGCAAGATCTTCAGACATACTATCGTTCCGACATTGAGTCGGTAAACTTTTCCGAACAGCAAAAAGCCGTGGATACCATCAATACCTGGTGCAAAGACAACACCAACAATCGCATCGATAACATCATTAGTGCCG ATGAGGTGAGTGGGGATACTGCACTGGTGCTCGCAAACGCAGTATACTTTAAGGGCAAATGGGCTCACGAGTTCGATCCTAAGGCTACTACAGACCGCCCGTTCCACATTGATGCCAATACCGTAAAGAATGTTCCAACTATGTTCAGGAAAGGCAACTACAAATACGTCGAACTGCCGGAATACGATGCTAAATGCATCGAGCTACCGTACGCG AACAAAGAGATCAGCATGGTGATCATCCTACCCAATAAAATTGATGGTCTGAGTGCGCTGACTGACAAACTCGAGGAAGTTAGCACGGAATGCAGCACCCGTCTCACTCAAATTTACGAGCGTGAGGTACGAGTATACCTGCCCAGATTCAGGATTGAGAACAAATTGGACCTTGGAAATACATTGTCGCAAAAG ATGGGTCTTTCTGAACCGTTCAGCAACGGAGCCAACTTTAATGGCATTTCCGACGCACCTTTGAAGATTGACAAAGTTGTGCAAAAAGCTTTCATCGAAGTTAACGAGGAGGGTAGCGAGGCAGCAGCCGTCACTG tTGTGATGGAGCTTGACTTTTTGATTGCAACAATTGAAGTAGAGTTTGACGTAAATCGACcgttctattattatattcatcatAACGAAGGAACATCTTTGTTTGAGGGCCGTGTGAACATACCagaaatattatag
- the LOC105838223 gene encoding antichymotrypsin-2 isoform X19, translating into MFARQIVLRSKRSVFVRETCSLDKMRTLQRGLLAFCLFASVMSQPTGNDLAVQAVSQGAHLFSTNFVKTVAKEQEQNLICSPLSAHIALSMAADGAAGTTEAQFKDVLKLPATKAQTLEGYQNLIDKLNNVENVTLKLANKLFLNQGFPVKPEYKQDLQTYYRSDIESVNFSEQQKAVDTINTWCKDNTNNRIDNIISADEVSGDTALVLANAVYFKGKWAHEFDPKATTDRPFHIDANTVKNVPTMFRKGNYKYVELPEYDAKCIELPYANKEISMVIILPNKIDGLSALTDKLEEVSTECSTRLTQIYEREVRVYLPRFRIENKLDLGNTLSQKMGLSEPFSNGANFNGISDAPLKIDKVVQKAFIEVNEEGSEAAAVTGISVRPLSGTWKPVEPIILQVDHPFLEIIKLNGVTLFVGQVVW; encoded by the exons ATGTTCGCTCGCCAGATCGTCCTCCGCAGTAAGCGTTCGGTATTCGTACGAGAGACGTGTTCATTGGACAAGATGCGTACAC TACAAAGAGGTCTTTTGGCATTTTGCCTGTTTGCATCCGTCATGTCTCAGCCAACTGGAAATGACTTGGCCGTTCAGGCTGTCTCTCAGGGCGCCCACTTATTCTCTACCAATTTTGTTAAg ACTGTTGCAAAAGAAcaagaacaaaatttaatatgctcTCCCCTGAGTGCCCACATCGCACTGAGCATGGCAGCTGACGGCGCTGCCGGAACTACCGAGGCACAGTTCAAAGATGTTCTCAAGCTTCCAGCCACGAAAGCTCAGACTCTGGAAGGTTATCAGAATCTCATCGATAAATTGAAT AACGTTGAAAACGTTACTTTGAAGCTTGCTAACAAGCTATTCCTCAACCAAGGCTTTCCAGTGAAACCTGAGTACAAGCAAGATCTTCAGACATACTATCGTTCCGACATTGAGTCGGTAAACTTTTCCGAACAGCAAAAAGCCGTGGATACCATCAATACCTGGTGCAAAGACAACACCAACAATCGCATCGATAACATCATTAGTGCCG ATGAGGTGAGTGGGGATACTGCACTGGTGCTCGCAAACGCAGTATACTTTAAGGGCAAATGGGCTCACGAGTTCGATCCTAAGGCTACTACAGACCGCCCGTTCCACATTGATGCCAATACCGTAAAGAATGTTCCAACTATGTTCAGGAAAGGCAACTACAAATACGTCGAACTGCCGGAATACGATGCTAAATGCATCGAGCTACCGTACGCG AACAAAGAGATCAGCATGGTGATCATCCTACCCAATAAAATTGATGGTCTGAGTGCGCTGACTGACAAACTCGAGGAAGTTAGCACGGAATGCAGCACCCGTCTCACTCAAATTTACGAGCGTGAGGTACGAGTATACCTGCCCAGATTCAGGATTGAGAACAAATTGGACCTTGGAAATACATTGTCGCAAAAG ATGGGTCTTTCTGAACCGTTCAGCAACGGAGCCAACTTTAATGGCATTTCCGACGCACCTTTGAAGATTGACAAAGTTGTGCAAAAAGCTTTCATCGAAGTTAACGAGGAGGGTAGCGAGGCAGCAGCCGTCACTG GTATCTCTGTCAGACCTCTTTCGGGTACTTGGAAACCGGTGGAGCCTATTATACTTCAAGTCGATCATCCTTTCCTGGAGATCATTAAACTGAACGGCGTCACGTTATTTGTAGGGCAGGTCGTGTGGTAG
- the LOC105838223 gene encoding serine protease inhibitor 3/4 isoform X8, with amino-acid sequence MFARQIVLRSKRSVFVRETCSLDKMRTLQRGLLAFCLFASVMSQPTGNDLAVQAVSQGAHLFSTNFVKTVAKEQEQNLICSPLSAHIALSMAADGAAGTTEAQFKDVLKLPATKAQTLEGYQNLIDKLNNVENVTLKLANKLFLNQGFPVKPEYKQDLQTYYRSDIESVNFSEQQKAVDTINTWCKDNTNNRIDNIISADEVSGDTALVLANAVYFKGKWAHEFDPKATTDRPFHIDANTVKNVPTMFRKGNYKYVELPEYDAKCIELPYANKEISMVIILPNKIDGLSALTDKLEEVSTECSTRLTQIYEREVRVYLPRFRIENKLDLGNTLSQKMGLSEPFSNGANFNGISDAPLKIDKVVQKAFIEVNEEGSEAAAVTVVIVSPESLIIEVPDKTFDIDRPFYYYIRYNKGTSLLSVTLFDGLVNKPEP; translated from the exons ATGTTCGCTCGCCAGATCGTCCTCCGCAGTAAGCGTTCGGTATTCGTACGAGAGACGTGTTCATTGGACAAGATGCGTACAC TACAAAGAGGTCTTTTGGCATTTTGCCTGTTTGCATCCGTCATGTCTCAGCCAACTGGAAATGACTTGGCCGTTCAGGCTGTCTCTCAGGGCGCCCACTTATTCTCTACCAATTTTGTTAAg ACTGTTGCAAAAGAAcaagaacaaaatttaatatgctcTCCCCTGAGTGCCCACATCGCACTGAGCATGGCAGCTGACGGCGCTGCCGGAACTACCGAGGCACAGTTCAAAGATGTTCTCAAGCTTCCAGCCACGAAAGCTCAGACTCTGGAAGGTTATCAGAATCTCATCGATAAATTGAAT AACGTTGAAAACGTTACTTTGAAGCTTGCTAACAAGCTATTCCTCAACCAAGGCTTTCCAGTGAAACCTGAGTACAAGCAAGATCTTCAGACATACTATCGTTCCGACATTGAGTCGGTAAACTTTTCCGAACAGCAAAAAGCCGTGGATACCATCAATACCTGGTGCAAAGACAACACCAACAATCGCATCGATAACATCATTAGTGCCG ATGAGGTGAGTGGGGATACTGCACTGGTGCTCGCAAACGCAGTATACTTTAAGGGCAAATGGGCTCACGAGTTCGATCCTAAGGCTACTACAGACCGCCCGTTCCACATTGATGCCAATACCGTAAAGAATGTTCCAACTATGTTCAGGAAAGGCAACTACAAATACGTCGAACTGCCGGAATACGATGCTAAATGCATCGAGCTACCGTACGCG AACAAAGAGATCAGCATGGTGATCATCCTACCCAATAAAATTGATGGTCTGAGTGCGCTGACTGACAAACTCGAGGAAGTTAGCACGGAATGCAGCACCCGTCTCACTCAAATTTACGAGCGTGAGGTACGAGTATACCTGCCCAGATTCAGGATTGAGAACAAATTGGACCTTGGAAATACATTGTCGCAAAAG ATGGGTCTTTCTGAACCGTTCAGCAACGGAGCCAACTTTAATGGCATTTCCGACGCACCTTTGAAGATTGACAAAGTTGTGCAAAAAGCTTTCATCGAAGTTAACGAGGAGGGTAGCGAGGCAGCAGCCGTCACTG TTGTAATTGTAAGTCCGGAGAGTCTGATAATTGAAGTACCCGACAAAACGTTCGACATAGATCGACCATTCTATTATTACATTCGTTACAACAAGGGGACATCATTACTCTCTGTAACTTTGTTCGATGGTCTTGTAAACAAACCAGAACCgtga
- the LOC105838223 gene encoding serine protease inhibitor 3/4 isoform X11, giving the protein MFARQIVLRSKRSVFVRETCSLDKMRTLQRGLLAFCLFASVMSQPTGNDLAVQAVSQGAHLFSTNFVKTVAKEQEQNLICSPLSAHIALSMAADGAAGTTEAQFKDVLKLPATKAQTLEGYQNLIDKLNNVENVTLKLANKLFLNQGFPVKPEYKQDLQTYYRSDIESVNFSEQQKAVDTINTWCKDNTNNRIDNIISADEVSGDTALVLANAVYFKGKWAHEFDPKATTDRPFHIDANTVKNVPTMFRKGNYKYVELPEYDAKCIELPYANKEISMVIILPNKIDGLSALTDKLEEVSTECSTRLTQIYEREVRVYLPRFRIENKLDLGNTLSQKMGLSEPFSNGANFNGISDAPLKIDKVVQKAFIEVNEEGSEAAAVTGVQIALLSTGYTPIFEINRPFYYYIHYNGSVRYNERLFVPLFKGRVIS; this is encoded by the exons ATGTTCGCTCGCCAGATCGTCCTCCGCAGTAAGCGTTCGGTATTCGTACGAGAGACGTGTTCATTGGACAAGATGCGTACAC TACAAAGAGGTCTTTTGGCATTTTGCCTGTTTGCATCCGTCATGTCTCAGCCAACTGGAAATGACTTGGCCGTTCAGGCTGTCTCTCAGGGCGCCCACTTATTCTCTACCAATTTTGTTAAg ACTGTTGCAAAAGAAcaagaacaaaatttaatatgctcTCCCCTGAGTGCCCACATCGCACTGAGCATGGCAGCTGACGGCGCTGCCGGAACTACCGAGGCACAGTTCAAAGATGTTCTCAAGCTTCCAGCCACGAAAGCTCAGACTCTGGAAGGTTATCAGAATCTCATCGATAAATTGAAT AACGTTGAAAACGTTACTTTGAAGCTTGCTAACAAGCTATTCCTCAACCAAGGCTTTCCAGTGAAACCTGAGTACAAGCAAGATCTTCAGACATACTATCGTTCCGACATTGAGTCGGTAAACTTTTCCGAACAGCAAAAAGCCGTGGATACCATCAATACCTGGTGCAAAGACAACACCAACAATCGCATCGATAACATCATTAGTGCCG ATGAGGTGAGTGGGGATACTGCACTGGTGCTCGCAAACGCAGTATACTTTAAGGGCAAATGGGCTCACGAGTTCGATCCTAAGGCTACTACAGACCGCCCGTTCCACATTGATGCCAATACCGTAAAGAATGTTCCAACTATGTTCAGGAAAGGCAACTACAAATACGTCGAACTGCCGGAATACGATGCTAAATGCATCGAGCTACCGTACGCG AACAAAGAGATCAGCATGGTGATCATCCTACCCAATAAAATTGATGGTCTGAGTGCGCTGACTGACAAACTCGAGGAAGTTAGCACGGAATGCAGCACCCGTCTCACTCAAATTTACGAGCGTGAGGTACGAGTATACCTGCCCAGATTCAGGATTGAGAACAAATTGGACCTTGGAAATACATTGTCGCAAAAG ATGGGTCTTTCTGAACCGTTCAGCAACGGAGCCAACTTTAATGGCATTTCCGACGCACCTTTGAAGATTGACAAAGTTGTGCAAAAAGCTTTCATCGAAGTTAACGAGGAGGGTAGCGAGGCAGCAGCCGTCACTG GAGTACAAATCGCGCTACTTAGTACGGGATATACGCCAATATTCGAAATAAATCGaccgttttattattatattcattataacGGATCAGTTCGTTATAATGAAAGATTGTTCGTACCTTTGTTCAAGGGTCGTGTGATTTCATAA
- the LOC105838223 gene encoding serine protease inhibitor 3/4 isoform X13: MFARQIVLRSKRSVFVRETCSLDKMRTLQRGLLAFCLFASVMSQPTGNDLAVQAVSQGAHLFSTNFVKTVAKEQEQNLICSPLSAHIALSMAADGAAGTTEAQFKDVLKLPATKAQTLEGYQNLIDKLNNVENVTLKLANKLFLNQGFPVKPEYKQDLQTYYRSDIESVNFSEQQKAVDTINTWCKDNTNNRIDNIISADEVSGDTALVLANAVYFKGKWAHEFDPKATTDRPFHIDANTVKNVPTMFRKGNYKYVELPEYDAKCIELPYANKEISMVIILPNKIDGLSALTDKLEEVSTECSTRLTQIYEREVRVYLPRFRIENKLDLGNTLSQKMGLSEPFSNGANFNGISDAPLKIDKVVQKAFIEVNEEGSEAAAVTDVINILGRPAPPLVPLIFNADRPFYYTIKHNAAPLFVGFVVEPSANP, encoded by the exons ATGTTCGCTCGCCAGATCGTCCTCCGCAGTAAGCGTTCGGTATTCGTACGAGAGACGTGTTCATTGGACAAGATGCGTACAC TACAAAGAGGTCTTTTGGCATTTTGCCTGTTTGCATCCGTCATGTCTCAGCCAACTGGAAATGACTTGGCCGTTCAGGCTGTCTCTCAGGGCGCCCACTTATTCTCTACCAATTTTGTTAAg ACTGTTGCAAAAGAAcaagaacaaaatttaatatgctcTCCCCTGAGTGCCCACATCGCACTGAGCATGGCAGCTGACGGCGCTGCCGGAACTACCGAGGCACAGTTCAAAGATGTTCTCAAGCTTCCAGCCACGAAAGCTCAGACTCTGGAAGGTTATCAGAATCTCATCGATAAATTGAAT AACGTTGAAAACGTTACTTTGAAGCTTGCTAACAAGCTATTCCTCAACCAAGGCTTTCCAGTGAAACCTGAGTACAAGCAAGATCTTCAGACATACTATCGTTCCGACATTGAGTCGGTAAACTTTTCCGAACAGCAAAAAGCCGTGGATACCATCAATACCTGGTGCAAAGACAACACCAACAATCGCATCGATAACATCATTAGTGCCG ATGAGGTGAGTGGGGATACTGCACTGGTGCTCGCAAACGCAGTATACTTTAAGGGCAAATGGGCTCACGAGTTCGATCCTAAGGCTACTACAGACCGCCCGTTCCACATTGATGCCAATACCGTAAAGAATGTTCCAACTATGTTCAGGAAAGGCAACTACAAATACGTCGAACTGCCGGAATACGATGCTAAATGCATCGAGCTACCGTACGCG AACAAAGAGATCAGCATGGTGATCATCCTACCCAATAAAATTGATGGTCTGAGTGCGCTGACTGACAAACTCGAGGAAGTTAGCACGGAATGCAGCACCCGTCTCACTCAAATTTACGAGCGTGAGGTACGAGTATACCTGCCCAGATTCAGGATTGAGAACAAATTGGACCTTGGAAATACATTGTCGCAAAAG ATGGGTCTTTCTGAACCGTTCAGCAACGGAGCCAACTTTAATGGCATTTCCGACGCACCTTTGAAGATTGACAAAGTTGTGCAAAAAGCTTTCATCGAAGTTAACGAGGAGGGTAGCGAGGCAGCAGCCGTCACTG atgtaataaacatattaGGAAGACCAGCTCCTCCATTAGTGCCGCTAATTTTCAACGCGGACAGACCCTTCTACTACACCATTAAACACAACGCAGCTCCGCTCTTCGTCGGATTCGTCGTTGAACCCTCTGCGAATCCCTAA
- the LOC105838223 gene encoding serine protease inhibitor 3/4 isoform X15 — protein sequence MFARQIVLRSKRSVFVRETCSLDKMRTLQRGLLAFCLFASVMSQPTGNDLAVQAVSQGAHLFSTNFVKTVAKEQEQNLICSPLSAHIALSMAADGAAGTTEAQFKDVLKLPATKAQTLEGYQNLIDKLNNVENVTLKLANKLFLNQGFPVKPEYKQDLQTYYRSDIESVNFSEQQKAVDTINTWCKDNTNNRIDNIISADEVSGDTALVLANAVYFKGKWAHEFDPKATTDRPFHIDANTVKNVPTMFRKGNYKYVELPEYDAKCIELPYANKEISMVIILPNKIDGLSALTDKLEEVSTECSTRLTQIYEREVRVYLPRFRIENKLDLGNTLSQKMGLSEPFSNGANFNGISDAPLKIDKVVQKAFIEVNEEGSEAAAVTDIIPIPPSLPEEIQIDHSFFYVISAVQCDRNGYRVVQLFVGHITDL from the exons ATGTTCGCTCGCCAGATCGTCCTCCGCAGTAAGCGTTCGGTATTCGTACGAGAGACGTGTTCATTGGACAAGATGCGTACAC TACAAAGAGGTCTTTTGGCATTTTGCCTGTTTGCATCCGTCATGTCTCAGCCAACTGGAAATGACTTGGCCGTTCAGGCTGTCTCTCAGGGCGCCCACTTATTCTCTACCAATTTTGTTAAg ACTGTTGCAAAAGAAcaagaacaaaatttaatatgctcTCCCCTGAGTGCCCACATCGCACTGAGCATGGCAGCTGACGGCGCTGCCGGAACTACCGAGGCACAGTTCAAAGATGTTCTCAAGCTTCCAGCCACGAAAGCTCAGACTCTGGAAGGTTATCAGAATCTCATCGATAAATTGAAT AACGTTGAAAACGTTACTTTGAAGCTTGCTAACAAGCTATTCCTCAACCAAGGCTTTCCAGTGAAACCTGAGTACAAGCAAGATCTTCAGACATACTATCGTTCCGACATTGAGTCGGTAAACTTTTCCGAACAGCAAAAAGCCGTGGATACCATCAATACCTGGTGCAAAGACAACACCAACAATCGCATCGATAACATCATTAGTGCCG ATGAGGTGAGTGGGGATACTGCACTGGTGCTCGCAAACGCAGTATACTTTAAGGGCAAATGGGCTCACGAGTTCGATCCTAAGGCTACTACAGACCGCCCGTTCCACATTGATGCCAATACCGTAAAGAATGTTCCAACTATGTTCAGGAAAGGCAACTACAAATACGTCGAACTGCCGGAATACGATGCTAAATGCATCGAGCTACCGTACGCG AACAAAGAGATCAGCATGGTGATCATCCTACCCAATAAAATTGATGGTCTGAGTGCGCTGACTGACAAACTCGAGGAAGTTAGCACGGAATGCAGCACCCGTCTCACTCAAATTTACGAGCGTGAGGTACGAGTATACCTGCCCAGATTCAGGATTGAGAACAAATTGGACCTTGGAAATACATTGTCGCAAAAG ATGGGTCTTTCTGAACCGTTCAGCAACGGAGCCAACTTTAATGGCATTTCCGACGCACCTTTGAAGATTGACAAAGTTGTGCAAAAAGCTTTCATCGAAGTTAACGAGGAGGGTAGCGAGGCAGCAGCCGTCACTG ATATAATACCTATACCTCCTAGTTTGCCAGAAGAAATACAAATCGACCATTCGTTCTTTTATGTCATCAGTGCAGTGCAATGTGATCGAAATGGATACCGCGTGGTGCAATTGTTTGTTGGACACATTAccgatttataa
- the LOC105838223 gene encoding serine protease inhibitor 3/4 isoform X1, whose protein sequence is MFARQIVLRSKRSVFVRETCSLDKMRTLQRGLLAFCLFASVMSQPTGNDLAVQAVSQGAHLFSTNFVKTVAKEQEQNLICSPLSAHIALSMAADGAAGTTEAQFKDVLKLPATKAQTLEGYQNLIDKLNNVENVTLKLANKLFLNQGFPVKPEYKQDLQTYYRSDIESVNFSEQQKAVDTINTWCKDNTNNRIDNIISADEVSGDTALVLANAVYFKGKWAHEFDPKATTDRPFHIDANTVKNVPTMFRKGNYKYVELPEYDAKCIELPYANKEISMVIILPNKIDGLSALTDKLEEVSTECSTRLTQIYEREVRVYLPRFRIENKLDLGNTLSQKMGLSEPFSNGANFNGISDAPLKIDKVVQKAFIEVNEEGSEAAAVTAVITFARSARIWTGTNDFLIDRPFAYSIMKRVANTETNAFDKIPIFCGQCVQPEF, encoded by the exons ATGTTCGCTCGCCAGATCGTCCTCCGCAGTAAGCGTTCGGTATTCGTACGAGAGACGTGTTCATTGGACAAGATGCGTACAC TACAAAGAGGTCTTTTGGCATTTTGCCTGTTTGCATCCGTCATGTCTCAGCCAACTGGAAATGACTTGGCCGTTCAGGCTGTCTCTCAGGGCGCCCACTTATTCTCTACCAATTTTGTTAAg ACTGTTGCAAAAGAAcaagaacaaaatttaatatgctcTCCCCTGAGTGCCCACATCGCACTGAGCATGGCAGCTGACGGCGCTGCCGGAACTACCGAGGCACAGTTCAAAGATGTTCTCAAGCTTCCAGCCACGAAAGCTCAGACTCTGGAAGGTTATCAGAATCTCATCGATAAATTGAAT AACGTTGAAAACGTTACTTTGAAGCTTGCTAACAAGCTATTCCTCAACCAAGGCTTTCCAGTGAAACCTGAGTACAAGCAAGATCTTCAGACATACTATCGTTCCGACATTGAGTCGGTAAACTTTTCCGAACAGCAAAAAGCCGTGGATACCATCAATACCTGGTGCAAAGACAACACCAACAATCGCATCGATAACATCATTAGTGCCG ATGAGGTGAGTGGGGATACTGCACTGGTGCTCGCAAACGCAGTATACTTTAAGGGCAAATGGGCTCACGAGTTCGATCCTAAGGCTACTACAGACCGCCCGTTCCACATTGATGCCAATACCGTAAAGAATGTTCCAACTATGTTCAGGAAAGGCAACTACAAATACGTCGAACTGCCGGAATACGATGCTAAATGCATCGAGCTACCGTACGCG AACAAAGAGATCAGCATGGTGATCATCCTACCCAATAAAATTGATGGTCTGAGTGCGCTGACTGACAAACTCGAGGAAGTTAGCACGGAATGCAGCACCCGTCTCACTCAAATTTACGAGCGTGAGGTACGAGTATACCTGCCCAGATTCAGGATTGAGAACAAATTGGACCTTGGAAATACATTGTCGCAAAAG ATGGGTCTTTCTGAACCGTTCAGCAACGGAGCCAACTTTAATGGCATTTCCGACGCACCTTTGAAGATTGACAAAGTTGTGCAAAAAGCTTTCATCGAAGTTAACGAGGAGGGTAGCGAGGCAGCAGCCGTCACTG CAGTCATCACCTTTGCACGATCCGCACGGATATGGACCGGCACGAATGACTTTTTGATAGATCGTCCATTCGCGTATAGCATCATGAAACGTGTCGCAAACACGGAAACAAATGCCTTTGATAAAATTCCGATTTTCTGTGGACAATGCGTGCAGCCTGAATTTTGA